The DNA region AGACAAATTCCTTGCATTTGTACTGCTTGTCATGCTGAGAGCTTTAAGCTGTCCTAACAAGGCCTTCAGGATCTGCACCACTGCCTGCAATGGGGCATTGCCCCTGTGAACCAGGGCTGCAGCATCGCCCAGGTGTGTTGGGGGCaaactgccagggctgggggctgagggAGGAAACAGGGGAACAGGGCAGGGCTTTTCATGGCTTtttgcctggctccagcagtgGTCTGCATTAGTCAGCAGTGGAACACTCATGGCAAGGAGGATGCCAGCGGCATTGTTGTCATGACAGCCTGGTAGAGAGATTTATTTGTCCCTGCCACCCTCACTGTAACTGTAATATAAGGGAATAGGATAGCATAGGATAGCATaggatagaatagaatagaatagaatagaatagaatagaatagaatagaatagaatagaatagaatagaatagaatagaatagaatagctGCCAACTCTGCAATACCAGAGCTGGGTAACTTGCAAGGGCAGGTTTATCTACAAGCACAGGAGCCCTGGGTGCATCCACTCACACAGGGAACAAGAAACCCATGCAAACAGCTCCTGGTAAAGCATTACAGGGGCAGTCTGGTGATGTTTTCCAGTGGGGCAGGATCTACTGGTGTTCCCAGTGCTCATGGACCATGTAGGAATTTCATATCTTTGACACCTCTATCTCCAGCCCTATAAGAAGTGAGCTGAGGGGGTCTCCAAAATTTTCAAGGGTGTTTTCACTCCTCTAACTTGTTCTCTCAGCAAAGGCAACTTGAAGAACCTTTCCACTGCTCTGTAAGTGGACATAGTCACAATAAGGTAGAAAAGAATTGTGTAAGGATCATGTGGGAAATACATGAGTGAGAATTCACAGTGGATTTTTACTTACAAGCACACCTTCAGGCGATGGAGAATGGGGGTTACTAGTGAGAAGCACCTGCTGGAGTTGTATTTGTGTAGACTGTTTTGGAGAGGTTTACTAAAACCTTACTCAGCTATTGCACTTACCTCAGCTTACTTCAGCAGGGCTCTCCTGTTGGTACCTCTTCAGAGTctctcttcaaaatattttggatcTTGTTTTGCCTCCTGCCTAAGTATGCTGGAGACAAATGTTTTTGAAGATactctttgtgtgtgtgtgtgtgtggacaTTCCCTGCTCATTTGTTCCAGTAAGATAAATCGGCCCTGATTGCTTTACTGTCTGAATATGACTTTTCTATAGTGCCTTCTGGTTTTCCTTGGCCACATTATTGACACTGGGTAATATAACATGAAAGGATTGTGAATGAGCTTTTATAAAGAAATCAGCTAAACAGCTATTAGAGGATTAAAAGCAATGCCATGGCCAGGATAACACATCTTTCAAATGCTGATAATATCAAGAAGCAAATGGATTTGTAATTTAATGGCAGCAGAGAGAAGACTTCAGATGTCTGTTTTTTCCAGATTTGATAGAAAGATTAAAGTGGATGCTTTTGGTGTGCAAGGGTTGGATAAAACTATAGCATGGTTGCCTACAGACAGCAGCATTCACCTTTCTTGTAAATAGTAATTGTCTCACGTGGAGAGAATTCTTCTGGTCACCATTTTTATTAAAGCTTTAATTTTCATGATGACAAGTTGGATCattctctgctttaaagtcTGATAATGATACACTTTAGGAGCTTTGAAAAACCCTTTGTCTAGACAGAAACAGCTTAATAAAGCTGGGAAATGTGGCATTTTGAAGTGTGGCATTCACTTTAAACCTTTGCTGATGCCTGGACAAAAGCACCAATATTTAGGAAAtcttggtttttatttgcttgtgCTAAAATTGTGCAAGAGGTTTGAGTAACAACAGGAACTGTGAGAAATAAAATCATACAACTTTCCTCAAGAGAGGGGTTCCACCTGTGACAGATTTTTCCTACAGAAAGAATTTCCTTTTCAtccagaaatttattttattttataaaagtaaattaaaatacatatgGCATTCTGGTTTTTTGCATCTTCAGCATTGAGGTTGGATTGGGAGGTATTTTAATGACATCTCCAGAACTGTTAAAGAtatatagtaaaaaaaaaagtagctaGACAGCCTAAAGCAGTGATGGCCAAGCACAGGCCCAGGGTGGGATAATTTCCACTCCACACTGAGGAACATTCCACCTGAGAGATGAAAAGGGGCAGAGTCACCCCTTAGTCCCCTTCTCCAGCCAAATGCTCACGAGAAGGTGGCACAGTGCACCATCTCTGAGGTTTGAGAATCAGAGGACTGAGGCTCCTGGATATTTATCAGTCAGGGTCAGACCACTGTGATAGGAATCTGACCTAAAAATTCATCTGTGGCCTTATTTGATGTGTCCTGCCCAGGAAGTAATGGTCACTCtggcaatttttatttttaatggtttggtttgatttggcTATTTATTGTCATTATATCATTTATTGTCATTATATCTGAAGATGCTTTTTATCTTCAGAGTGCTTTCCAAAGAAGTTTCACAGAATTTGCCTCTGGTACTCTGAGGGGGCGTATGTTTTTTATAGATAACCAAGATCTAATCTCTGCTTTGAGGGACAAATGCAGTTCAGGCTTACAGAATTACCAGCAGCAATGCCACATTTCCAGAAATCTCAAAACTGAGTCAAAGAGAGAGACAGGGTGAATTTCTTGCCAGAGAAAcacaaaggaaagaagaaaagccaaGGAACAGTGGAACTCAATCAGACATTTGGACCCCTACCTTGCTGTCCTCTTCTTTCTTGGGTAAGAAATACAAATACTGCACAGCTGGAAATTAGTGCATTGGCTCTGGATCTGAACTGTCCAGGTAACTAAATCTCAATTTTTGAGTATGGCAAACAGCCTCTGCAAAAGTAACAGCCCTTGGGGAAACAAAATAATCATTATAAAATGGAGGAGGCTCCCGTGTAAAGAGTAAGAACAACACCTGTGACTCCCATGGACACAGGAGCTTAAAGTGTACAAATGTTAAGAATAGTCTTCTAGAAAGCAGCAGAGTATTTTTAtaccaaataatttttattagaTGGCCAAAACACAAACCTGCTCCTTagctaaattttaaaatctagatgaaaagtttatttttataggTGGAAGTTAATATTTAatcccttttcattttctccataTTTTTCCTGAGAAGTTATTACTTCTCTACTCCTGCAACCAGAGCTGTCCTGTttgtgaaaagagaaaaaagacacAGCCAggattaattacatttttttatttaaaggaaattttatgGACACATTTTGAGGTATTTGATCAGTATTTCTTCTTTATACATGAGTATAAAATTCAGGTGTTCAGTCAGCATGACAcgaagaaaagacaaaaagataCAAAATCATTTCATCAACACAAGgccaaaaaagcaaaagtttGAAAGGTGTGCTGAAAGTGGATGGGTAAAAATTTTACCCCATATTCAGAATGGGATTTAAGCCTTGGAGAAAAGCAGGTTTGAGAACAAATTGGAGAGAAATTGTCATTTTAAGTAGATGCAATCCAAATTAAAGGCATTCTATAGATTTTGagatattaattttaaaagcagtgtcCTTTGAAAAAGTAATACAATATTCtaaacaaaaggagaaatacCTACATTTTCATGCAGATGTAAACCCATATATTCAACATTTCCCTTTTTGTACACAGCAGTGTCTAACCATTACAGGTTCTGTTTCTAAGCATATCATTTCTGACCTGCCAAAGACACAATCAAGACTATTTTGTCCATGAACTCAGATTTCAGAAAAGTAGGGAAAAGGCTTTAATTTTTTCAGTATATTGAGTGAAGCTTTGCTTCTGAAGATGCAGTTCTACAACTCTGTATCCCTCTTCCTAGCATTGACTGGAATGAGTGTCcagctttattttccttagAATAATCACCAAATAGCCAGTGTCCAGTGTATGAgctgtttttttcactttagaagatgctttaaaagaaatacGTTTCAAAATATAGCCTTGTTTTTAGCTGAAAATTTGTTGTTTCATAAACATAAGTATTTCTGTGAGCTTTTTGAAATAGTCAGGGAAAGATATATATCTAAATTGTACATCTCCCAGTCCAAGTGTTTGCAGTGCAGTGCATCTCAGGTTAGCAGTCAGGAAAAACAGACAGTAAAATTCACTGgacaaagcagaagaaagggaTGGGGAATTCCCCAAAATTGATTTATCTGGTTTTACTGTCTCAAGtgaaaggcaaaagaaaatagCACATAATAAAAGCTGAATGAAAAGTAGAATGTAAATGTTGCTCCAATTTAACAGTCCAAAGGAAGCTTAGTAACACAGCTGAAGCAACCTGCGAGATATCTATTTGTTCACAAATTACGTTTAAGTTTTATACAGCAAACATTTAAAGTCCTTTGACAGATTAaaagtacctttttttttcttgccttccctatctgcttttcctttccctgataTTAATTTTCACCTGTAGAAAATTCCCCAGGGTTTGAAATTGCTTTTCAGCCAGTCTTGAAGCTTTCTGTGTCCAGAGAGGAGACCTAGCTGCCCATCTCCTCAAACTCACTGTAGGGGGATGACGCTGGAGAAGTTTTGGACTCTCCATCGCTGTTGCACTCCCGCGGGGAAGCCGGACTGGGAGTTCCCGGGCTCTCCTTGGCAGAGAGCGTTTCCTTACTGGAAGAGCCTAAGGGATGGCAGTCCAGCAAGCTCTGCAGGTGTTTGATGTAGCTTATGGCAGCTCTCAGGGTCTCCACTTTGCTGAGGCGCTTGTCGGCCAATTCCTTGGGCAGGTGCTCCCTGAGGCGCGTGTAGCCCTCGTTGACGCAGCGCACCCGCTGCCTCTCCCTCTCGTTCCTCTTGCGAATGAAGGCAGGCTCGAAGGAATAGTCATAGATGCCCATGCAGCCAGGAAATGGGAGGTAGGAGATGCGGCCTGTGTGCCCGCTGTAGGCTTGCTCCCAGTAAGATGGGTCCAGGTGGAAGGGAACCCCAAAGGGCTCTCTCAGGGGTACCCCATGGGCGTGCATGCGGCTGTTAGCCAGGGACACAGATCCTGGAAATGCAATCCTCTTCGGTAGTCTATCATCGTCTTTAGTGTTGTccatgtttcttttttcctcaccAGTGGAGTGCTAATTCCTGAATTTGGCTCCCCGTGTATCAATCCAACATTTGTATAGGTACCCtgccccacaggctgcagtttcCTCCTGTGGTGTATAAAAACTCAGATCTCAAAGCAAGGCTAACAACTCACAAGGTCCACACTGTGCCTGGAAAGCCTTGTTGTTTTTATAGGGGTAGGATGCCAGTTAATGTACAGACAGGTTTTGAGGACCATCACTCCCCAGTTTAAACCCTTCTTTTCCTGTGATCTTCATATTTCAAAAGATAATAAGAGGGTTCCTGCGTATTCCTTTTCTCTCCACTTGAAATTATGACCATAAGAGTTAATGCCAAACATAAATAATCTTCCAGGCTCTAAAGACTTCTCATGTATTGTAATCCATGATATCGTTTGATATAATTGTCTCCAAAAGATGGGTAATTTGCAAAGTTTATAGAGATCTTCAAAGTTTTGGCAGAACTCCTCACTTTCAGGAACCAAGGATCTTCTGTCATGTAAAAACTACCCAAAGGCTTTTCACAGTGAAATCCAAAAGACAACTGCAAGCTTTGTTGTTTCGGCTGCTCTGGTTTAACTGAACCAGCTTACAAGCAGTTTGCAAAACTTATATGGCATATCTGAAGCTTTCTGGGAAAGCTGAGACATCTTCAAAGGAAAGAGTGCTCTCTTGTGGTTGCAAGTCTTGTCAGATGAAGAGTGTACTACGTGCAAGCATAAAAGGAAAACTGCCTTCTTTGCCCTAAGAGAGGTTTTTCCAAGAAGTGCGTTTCACAAATTGAACATGAGCATTTTGGCATTTTCAAACAGTTTTCAaggttttgtgtgtttctgcTCATTGTAGGAATGTTCTGGTCATCCCTAAGAGAACTTGCCTcagacaaacaaacacaaaggtGATGCCCTGATAGCCCCATGTGTAGCTATTACCATATGTTTACAAGGATTGGCTTACCTGATAGACCCTACACGCTGCTTTAATGGGAGAGCTGGAAGTCCCTCTTGACCCTGCCAGCTCTACGCTGTGTCCTCCAGATTGCCTGCAGCTTGCCAAATCAAAGAGGTGGACAAACTACAAGGACTTTTGGCAGTATAAACTCCTAATGTCCTTGTCTGTGTCTT from Ammospiza nelsoni isolate bAmmNel1 chromosome 5, bAmmNel1.pri, whole genome shotgun sequence includes:
- the ASCL4 gene encoding achaete-scute homolog 4 encodes the protein MDNTKDDDRLPKRIAFPGSVSLANSRMHAHGVPLREPFGVPFHLDPSYWEQAYSGHTGRISYLPFPGCMGIYDYSFEPAFIRKRNERERQRVRCVNEGYTRLREHLPKELADKRLSKVETLRAAISYIKHLQSLLDCHPLGSSSKETLSAKESPGTPSPASPRECNSDGESKTSPASSPYSEFEEMGS